A single region of the Streptomyces vilmorinianum genome encodes:
- a CDS encoding GNAT family N-acetyltransferase translates to MTVRIRPLDPLRDAELIHPWVTHPKAAFWMMQDAKLQDVERAYMAIAAHPHHDAFIGLVDDEPAFLMERYDPSEIELVGLYEPRPGDVGMHFLVAPTETPVHGFTRTVITAVMRELFDDPATERVVVEPDVRNTAVHALNEAVGFVPEREIQKPEKKALLSFCTRAQFEIAVGVAV, encoded by the coding sequence ATGACCGTTCGCATCCGTCCCCTCGATCCGCTCAGGGACGCCGAGCTGATCCACCCCTGGGTCACGCACCCCAAGGCCGCCTTCTGGATGATGCAGGACGCGAAACTCCAGGACGTGGAGCGCGCGTACATGGCGATAGCCGCGCACCCGCACCACGACGCCTTCATAGGTCTGGTGGACGACGAGCCCGCCTTCCTCATGGAGCGGTACGACCCGTCCGAGATCGAACTGGTCGGTCTGTACGAGCCGCGGCCCGGCGACGTCGGCATGCACTTCCTCGTCGCGCCCACCGAGACTCCCGTGCACGGCTTCACCCGTACGGTCATCACCGCCGTGATGCGGGAGCTGTTCGACGACCCGGCGACCGAGCGGGTCGTCGTCGAGCCCGACGTCCGCAACACCGCCGTCCACGCGCTCAACGAGGCCGTCGGCTTCGTGCCCGAGCGCGAGATCCAGAAGCCGGAGAAGAAGGCCCTGCTGAGCTTCTGCACCCGCGCGCAGTTCGAGATCGCCGTGGGAGTCGCCGTATGA
- the glmS gene encoding glutamine--fructose-6-phosphate transaminase (isomerizing), whose amino-acid sequence MCGIVGYIGKRDVAPLLLEGLQRLEYRGYDSAGIVITSPKTAGLKMVKAKGRVRDLEARVPKRFTGTTGIAHTRWATHGAPSDINSHPHMDPENKVAVVHNGIVDNAQELRAKLEADGVVFASETDTEVITHLIARSQATTLEEKVREALKVIEGTYGIAVMHADFNDRIVVARNGSPVVLGIGEKEMFVASDVAALIAHTRQVVTLDDGEMATLKADDFRTYTTSGASTTATPETVEWEAASYDMGGHDTYMHKEISEQPDAVDRVLRGRIDDRFSTVHLGGLNLDAREARSIRRIKILGCGTSYHAGLIGAGLIESMARIPADAEPASEFRYRNPVVDPDTLYIAVSQSGETYDVLAAVQELKRKGARVIGVVNVVGSAIAREADGGVYVHAGPEVCVVSTKCFTNTVTAFALIALHLGRIRDLSVTDGKRIIEGLRKLPAQISEILETEDEIKKIAAEYAGAQSMMFIGRVRGYPVALEASLKLKEISYIHAEAYPASELKHGPLALIEPALPTVAIVPDDDLLEKNRAALEEIKARSGRILAVAHQPQAKADHTIVVPKNEDELDPILMGIPLQLLAYHTALAMGRDIDKPRNLAKSVTVE is encoded by the coding sequence ATGTGCGGAATCGTCGGTTACATCGGAAAGCGTGACGTGGCCCCGCTGCTGCTGGAAGGCCTGCAGCGGCTGGAGTACCGGGGGTACGACTCCGCCGGCATCGTGATCACCAGCCCGAAGACCGCCGGCCTGAAGATGGTCAAGGCCAAGGGCCGGGTCCGTGACCTGGAGGCCCGTGTCCCCAAGCGCTTCACCGGCACCACCGGCATCGCCCACACCCGCTGGGCCACCCACGGCGCGCCGAGCGACATCAACTCGCACCCGCACATGGACCCCGAGAACAAGGTCGCGGTCGTCCACAACGGCATCGTCGACAACGCGCAGGAGCTGCGCGCCAAGCTGGAGGCCGACGGCGTCGTCTTCGCCTCCGAGACGGACACCGAGGTCATCACCCACCTGATCGCCCGCTCCCAGGCCACCACCCTGGAGGAGAAGGTCCGCGAGGCGCTCAAGGTCATCGAGGGCACCTACGGCATCGCCGTCATGCACGCCGACTTCAACGACCGCATCGTGGTGGCCCGCAACGGCTCCCCGGTCGTCCTCGGCATCGGCGAGAAGGAGATGTTCGTCGCCTCCGACGTCGCCGCCCTGATCGCCCACACCCGCCAGGTCGTCACCCTCGACGACGGCGAGATGGCCACCCTCAAGGCCGACGACTTCCGCACGTACACGACCTCGGGCGCGTCGACGACGGCCACCCCCGAGACCGTGGAGTGGGAGGCCGCCTCCTACGACATGGGCGGCCACGACACGTACATGCACAAGGAGATCTCCGAGCAGCCCGACGCGGTCGACCGCGTGCTGCGCGGCCGGATCGACGACCGCTTCTCCACCGTGCACCTCGGCGGCCTGAACCTGGACGCCCGCGAGGCCCGCAGCATCCGCCGGATCAAGATCCTCGGCTGCGGCACCTCGTACCACGCCGGCCTCATCGGCGCCGGGCTCATCGAGTCCATGGCCCGTATCCCCGCCGACGCCGAGCCGGCCTCGGAGTTCCGCTACCGCAACCCGGTCGTGGACCCCGACACCCTGTACATCGCCGTCTCCCAGTCCGGTGAGACGTACGACGTGCTGGCCGCCGTGCAGGAGCTGAAGCGCAAGGGCGCCCGGGTCATCGGCGTCGTCAACGTCGTCGGCTCGGCGATCGCCCGCGAGGCCGACGGCGGCGTGTACGTGCACGCGGGCCCGGAGGTCTGCGTCGTCTCCACCAAGTGCTTCACCAACACGGTCACCGCCTTCGCGCTGATCGCCCTCCACCTGGGCCGCATCCGCGACCTGTCGGTGACCGACGGCAAGCGGATCATCGAGGGCCTGCGCAAGCTGCCCGCGCAGATCAGCGAGATCCTCGAGACCGAGGACGAGATCAAGAAGATCGCCGCGGAGTACGCGGGCGCCCAGTCGATGATGTTCATCGGCCGCGTGCGGGGCTACCCGGTCGCCCTGGAGGCCTCCCTGAAGCTCAAGGAGATCTCCTACATCCACGCCGAGGCGTACCCGGCCTCCGAGCTGAAGCACGGCCCGCTCGCGCTGATCGAGCCGGCCCTGCCGACGGTCGCGATCGTCCCGGACGACGACCTGCTGGAGAAGAACCGCGCCGCCCTGGAGGAGATCAAGGCCCGCAGCGGCCGCATCCTCGCGGTCGCGCACCAGCCGCAGGCGAAGGCCGACCACACGATCGTCGTCCCGAAGAACGAGGACGAGCTGGACCCGATCCTGATGGGCATCCCGCTCCAGCTCCTCGCCTACCACACGGCGCTCGCCATGGGCCGCGACATCGACAAGCCGCGCAACCTGGCCAAGTCCGTCACGGTCGAGTAG
- a CDS encoding siderophore-interacting protein, with translation MTSAETAPFQFFSLQVDRTRRLGPSLVRVTFTGEDLKSFASGGRDQSLSLFLPHPGQPEPVLPPLDNPDMYAILGAWRAMPDDERAVMRSYTVRDQRTEPQSPQNEVDIDFALHEDGGPACRWAQHAAPGDRVVVLGPAVAENTGVRFQLPDDADSVLIWADETALPAASAVLESLPAETRAHVFLEVPYSGDRLELTTQADATVTWLVREEGAPSAVDAVRAAELPGRAPYVWIAGESGAVKALRRHFVRERELDRRRVTFVGYWRKGLSEDALREVPDETQEEA, from the coding sequence ATGACGAGCGCCGAGACCGCCCCGTTCCAGTTCTTCTCCCTCCAGGTCGACCGGACGAGGCGGCTCGGCCCGTCCCTGGTCCGGGTCACCTTCACGGGAGAGGACCTGAAGTCCTTCGCCTCCGGCGGACGCGACCAGTCCCTCTCCCTCTTCCTGCCGCACCCGGGCCAGCCGGAGCCCGTCCTGCCGCCGCTGGACAACCCGGACATGTACGCGATCCTGGGCGCCTGGCGCGCGATGCCCGACGACGAGCGGGCCGTGATGCGCTCGTACACCGTCCGGGATCAGCGCACGGAGCCGCAGAGTCCGCAGAACGAGGTCGACATCGACTTCGCGCTGCACGAGGACGGCGGCCCCGCCTGCCGCTGGGCACAGCACGCCGCGCCGGGTGACCGGGTCGTCGTGCTCGGCCCCGCGGTCGCCGAGAACACCGGCGTCCGCTTCCAGCTGCCGGACGACGCCGACTCGGTGCTCATCTGGGCGGACGAGACGGCCCTTCCGGCCGCCTCGGCCGTCCTGGAGTCGCTGCCGGCCGAGACCCGCGCCCATGTGTTCCTCGAAGTCCCCTACTCCGGCGACCGCCTGGAGCTCACGACGCAGGCCGACGCCACCGTCACCTGGCTGGTACGGGAGGAGGGGGCGCCGTCCGCCGTGGACGCGGTGCGCGCCGCCGAGCTGCCGGGCCGGGCTCCGTACGTGTGGATCGCGGGCGAGTCCGGCGCGGTGAAGGCGCTGCGCCGCCACTTCGTGCGCGAGCGCGAACTGGACCGCCGCCGGGTCACGTTCGTGGGCTACTGGCGCAAGGGGCTGTCCGAGGACGCCCTGCGCGAGGTCCCGGACGAGACCCAGGAAGAAGCGTAA
- a CDS encoding ABC transporter substrate-binding protein: MPSNARATHLTRRGLLAAGSALGLGAALAACGNETKGGASSAPSEKAGPWKFTDDRGTAVEAKSTPKNIVAFTGTAAALKDFGIEVKGVFGPTTVKDPKTGAEAPDVQAGDLDVKKVKIIGNVWGEFKIEEYLKLSPELLITDMWEKNDLWYVPAEQKDKILKVAPSVALWAADKSMPFVLQRHADLAASLGADVKTKQIQDDKARFEAAAERVRQAAKGKKDIKVLIGSGSPDLFYVSDPARPTDTLYFKELGVNLVTPTKLDQGGWFEGLSWENVGKYKADIILLDNRTSALQPEALKAKPTWAALPAVKAGQVVPRVTEPIYSYAKCAPLLEDLAKALENAKKVS; this comes from the coding sequence ATGCCCAGCAACGCCCGAGCCACCCACCTCACTCGTCGCGGCCTGCTCGCCGCAGGCAGCGCCCTCGGGCTCGGCGCCGCGCTCGCAGCCTGCGGCAACGAGACCAAGGGCGGTGCCTCCTCCGCTCCTTCGGAGAAGGCCGGTCCGTGGAAGTTCACCGACGACCGCGGCACGGCCGTCGAGGCGAAGTCCACCCCGAAGAACATCGTCGCCTTCACCGGAACCGCCGCCGCGCTCAAGGACTTCGGCATCGAGGTCAAGGGCGTTTTCGGCCCGACCACGGTCAAGGACCCGAAGACGGGCGCGGAGGCGCCGGACGTCCAGGCCGGCGACCTCGACGTCAAGAAGGTCAAGATCATCGGTAACGTCTGGGGCGAGTTCAAGATCGAGGAGTACCTCAAGCTCAGCCCCGAGCTCCTCATCACGGACATGTGGGAGAAGAACGACCTCTGGTACGTCCCGGCCGAGCAGAAGGACAAGATCCTCAAGGTCGCCCCGAGCGTCGCCCTGTGGGCCGCGGACAAGTCGATGCCGTTCGTCCTCCAGCGCCACGCCGACCTCGCCGCCTCCCTCGGCGCCGACGTCAAGACCAAGCAGATCCAGGACGACAAGGCCCGCTTCGAGGCGGCCGCCGAGCGCGTCCGTCAGGCCGCCAAGGGCAAGAAGGACATCAAGGTCCTGATCGGCTCCGGCTCCCCCGACCTCTTCTACGTCTCCGACCCGGCGCGGCCGACCGACACGCTGTACTTCAAGGAGCTCGGCGTCAACCTCGTCACGCCCACCAAGCTCGACCAGGGCGGCTGGTTCGAGGGTCTGAGCTGGGAGAACGTCGGCAAGTACAAGGCCGACATCATCCTGCTCGACAACCGCACCTCGGCCCTGCAGCCGGAGGCCCTGAAGGCCAAGCCGACCTGGGCCGCGCTGCCCGCCGTCAAGGCCGGCCAGGTCGTCCCGCGCGTGACCGAGCCGATCTACTCGTACGCCAAGTGCGCCCCGCTCCTCGAGGACCTGGCCAAGGCCCTCGAGAACGCGAAGAAGGTGTCCTGA
- a CDS encoding pyridoxal phosphate-dependent decarboxylase family protein: MRSHLLNDATAESYRRSVTEGVERVADKLATTRRPFTGVTPAELAPTVDAVDLDKPLGDSSAALDELESVYLRDAVYFHHPRYLGHLNCPVVIPAVLGEAVLSAVNSSLDTWDQSAGGTLIERKLIDWTTGRIGLGPAADGVFTSGGTQSNLQALLLAREEAKTNDLAKLRIFSSECSHFSVQKSATLLGLGADAVISIPVDRTKRMQSVVLAAELEACRAEGLVPMAIVATAGTTDFGSIDPLPEIAALAAEYGAWMHVDAAYGCGLLASRTRRHLLDGIEQADSVTVDYHKSFFQPVSSSAVLVRDGATLRHATYHADYLNPRQPVAVGAPPTSEGLWGKIPNQVDKSLQTTRRFDALKLWMTLRVMGADGVGELFDEVCDLARAGFDLLAADPRYDVVVQPQLSTLVYRYIPEAVTSPAEIDRANLYARKALFASGEAVVAGTKVDGRQYLKFTLLNPETTVADIAAVLDLIAGHAEQYLGENLVHAAS; this comes from the coding sequence ATGCGCTCGCACCTGCTCAACGACGCCACGGCGGAGAGCTACCGGCGCTCCGTCACCGAAGGAGTCGAGCGGGTGGCGGACAAACTCGCCACGACGCGACGCCCGTTCACCGGCGTCACCCCCGCCGAGCTGGCCCCGACCGTCGACGCCGTCGACCTCGACAAGCCGCTCGGCGACTCCTCCGCCGCCCTCGACGAGCTGGAGAGCGTCTACCTCCGCGACGCCGTCTACTTCCACCACCCCCGCTACCTGGGCCACCTCAACTGCCCGGTCGTGATCCCCGCCGTCCTCGGCGAGGCCGTCCTCTCGGCGGTCAACTCCTCGCTCGACACCTGGGACCAGAGCGCCGGCGGCACCCTCATCGAGCGCAAGCTCATCGACTGGACCACGGGCCGCATCGGCCTCGGCCCGGCCGCCGACGGGGTGTTCACCAGCGGCGGTACGCAGTCCAACCTCCAGGCGCTGCTCCTCGCCCGCGAGGAGGCCAAGACGAACGACCTGGCGAAACTCCGTATCTTCTCCTCCGAGTGCAGCCACTTCAGCGTCCAGAAGTCGGCCACCCTCCTCGGCCTCGGCGCCGACGCCGTCATCTCCATCCCGGTCGACCGGACCAAGCGCATGCAGTCGGTCGTCCTCGCCGCCGAGCTGGAGGCCTGCCGCGCCGAGGGCCTGGTCCCGATGGCGATCGTCGCCACCGCCGGCACCACCGACTTCGGCTCCATCGACCCGCTGCCCGAGATCGCCGCCCTGGCCGCCGAGTACGGCGCCTGGATGCACGTGGACGCCGCCTACGGCTGCGGACTGCTCGCCTCGCGCACCCGCCGCCACCTCCTGGACGGCATCGAGCAGGCCGACTCCGTCACCGTCGACTACCACAAGTCCTTCTTCCAGCCGGTGAGTTCCTCCGCCGTCCTGGTCCGGGACGGGGCGACCCTGCGCCACGCGACGTACCACGCGGACTACCTCAACCCGCGGCAGCCCGTCGCCGTGGGGGCACCTCCCACGTCCGAAGGACTGTGGGGGAAGATCCCGAACCAGGTCGACAAATCCCTGCAGACCACCCGCCGCTTCGACGCGCTCAAGCTGTGGATGACGCTGCGCGTGATGGGCGCCGACGGCGTCGGCGAGCTCTTCGACGAGGTCTGCGACCTGGCCCGCGCGGGCTTCGACCTGCTCGCCGCCGACCCGCGCTACGACGTGGTCGTCCAGCCGCAGCTGTCCACGCTCGTCTACCGCTACATCCCCGAGGCCGTCACCTCGCCCGCGGAGATCGACCGCGCCAACCTCTACGCCCGCAAGGCGCTGTTCGCCTCCGGCGAGGCCGTCGTCGCCGGGACCAAGGTCGACGGCCGCCAGTACCTCAAGTTCACCTTGCTCAACCCCGAGACGACCGTGGCCGACATCGCCGCCGTCCTCGATCTGATAGCCGGCCACGCCGAGCAGTACCTGGGAGAGAACCTTGTCCACGCAGCCTCTTGA
- a CDS encoding beta-N-acetylhexosaminidase, translating to MPVRQRRTLPRVLGALFLIAAAGISCVGAAPAAHTAAAGPALRPLGQIVPAPASVAPGGQPYAITAATRIRVDEDDAESRAVGDYLAGILRPSTGHPLPVVDADEARGGIRLRLSAEDEALGDEGYRLQSGRTGITLTAHRPAGLFRGVQTLRQQLPAAVEKDTVQPGPWQVAGGTITDTPRYAYRGAMLDVSRHFFTVEQVKRYIDQLALYKVNTLHLHLSDDQGWRIAIDSWPRLATYGGSTQVGGGPGGFYTKEDYKEIVRYAASRHQEVVPEIDLPGHTNAALASYAELNCDGIAPPLYTGTKVGFSSLCVPKPVTYDFVDDVIREIAALTPGRYLHIGGDEAHSTTHEDYVAFMAKVQPVVAKYGKTVIGWHQLTGATPAPGALAQYWGLDRTAPAEKEQVAAAARNGTGLILSPADRVYLDMKYTKDTTLGLAWAGYVEVQRSYDWNPAAYLPGAPETAVKGVEAPLWTETISTDAHIDQMVFPRLPGVAELGWSPASTHDWETYRVRLAEQGPRFEALGIDYYRSPQVPWPASE from the coding sequence ATGCCTGTGAGACAGCGCAGAACGCTTCCGCGTGTGCTCGGCGCTCTGTTCCTCATCGCGGCGGCCGGCATCTCCTGTGTCGGAGCCGCCCCCGCCGCCCACACCGCCGCCGCAGGACCCGCGCTCCGCCCGCTCGGGCAGATCGTCCCCGCCCCGGCCTCCGTGGCCCCCGGCGGGCAGCCGTACGCGATCACCGCCGCCACCCGCATCCGGGTCGACGAGGACGACGCCGAGTCCCGCGCCGTCGGCGACTACCTGGCCGGGATCCTCCGCCCCTCCACCGGCCACCCGCTGCCCGTCGTCGACGCGGACGAGGCACGCGGCGGCATCCGGCTCCGCCTCAGCGCCGAGGACGAGGCGCTCGGGGACGAGGGCTACCGGCTGCAGTCCGGCCGCACCGGCATCACCCTCACCGCCCACCGGCCCGCCGGACTCTTCCGTGGCGTCCAGACGCTGCGCCAGCAGCTCCCGGCGGCCGTCGAGAAGGACACCGTGCAGCCCGGGCCCTGGCAGGTCGCCGGCGGCACCATCACCGACACCCCGCGCTACGCCTACCGCGGCGCGATGCTCGACGTCTCCCGCCACTTCTTCACCGTCGAGCAGGTCAAGCGCTACATCGACCAGCTCGCCCTCTACAAGGTCAACACGCTGCACCTGCACCTCTCCGACGACCAGGGCTGGCGCATCGCGATCGACTCCTGGCCCCGGCTCGCCACCTATGGCGGCTCCACCCAGGTCGGCGGCGGACCCGGCGGCTTCTACACCAAGGAGGACTACAAGGAGATCGTCCGGTACGCGGCCTCCCGCCACCAGGAGGTCGTCCCCGAGATCGACCTGCCCGGACACACCAACGCCGCCCTCGCCTCGTACGCCGAGCTGAACTGCGACGGCATCGCCCCGCCGCTCTACACCGGCACCAAAGTCGGCTTCAGCTCGCTGTGCGTGCCGAAGCCCGTCACGTACGACTTCGTGGACGACGTGATCCGCGAGATCGCCGCGCTCACCCCGGGCCGGTACCTCCACATCGGCGGCGACGAGGCGCACTCCACGACCCACGAGGACTACGTCGCCTTCATGGCGAAGGTCCAGCCGGTCGTCGCGAAGTACGGCAAGACCGTCATCGGCTGGCACCAGCTGACCGGCGCCACCCCCGCGCCGGGCGCGCTCGCGCAGTACTGGGGGCTCGACCGCACCGCCCCCGCGGAGAAGGAACAGGTCGCCGCCGCCGCACGGAACGGCACCGGGCTGATCCTCTCGCCCGCCGACCGGGTCTACCTCGACATGAAGTACACCAAGGACACCACGCTGGGCCTGGCCTGGGCCGGCTACGTCGAGGTGCAGCGCTCCTACGACTGGAACCCGGCGGCCTATCTGCCGGGCGCGCCGGAGACGGCGGTCAAGGGCGTCGAGGCGCCGCTGTGGACGGAGACCATCTCCACGGACGCCCACATCGACCAGATGGTCTTCCCCCGCCTCCCGGGTGTCGCGGAGCTCGGCTGGTCCCCGGCGTCGACGCACGACTGGGAGACGTACCGGGTGCGGCTCGCGGAGCAGGGACCGCGGTTCGAGGCGCTCGGGATCGACTACTACCGCTCGCCGCAGGTCCCCTGGCCCGCCTCGGAGTAG
- a CDS encoding IucA/IucC family protein, producing MNPVSHLTPARWADANRALIRKGLAEFAHERLLNPQELGESRYKVLSDDGATEYRFTADRFALDHWQVYPESISRHRGDEQLPLDALQFITELRGALGLSDEILPVYLEEISSTLAGTAYKSTKPRVSAAELARADFQAIETGMTEGHPCFVANNGRLGFGVDEYRAYAPEAASEIHLIWLAARRDRTTFTAGAGIEYETFIRAELGDKAVDGFAATLAERGLDLADYLLMPVHPWQWWNKLSVTFAAEVAQERLVYLGEGEDAYLAQQSIRTFFNSTAPAKHYVKTALSVLNMGFMRGLSAAYMEATPAINDWLAGLIEADPVLRAARFSIIRERAAVGYRHLEYEAATDRYSPYRKMLAALWRESPVPSLAEGERLATMASLLHVDHAGASFAGALIKDSGLEPAAWLRTYLDAYLLPVLHSLYAYDLAYMPHGENVILVLDERGVVSRAIFKDIAEEIVVMDPDAVLPPAVERIRAEVPEDMKLLSVFTDVFDCFLRFLGATLAAEGVLDEDDFWRTVAACVRGYQESKPELADRFAQYDMFAETFALSALNRLQLRNNKQMVDLADPSAALQLVGDLVNPIARFAR from the coding sequence ATGAACCCCGTCTCCCACCTCACTCCGGCCCGCTGGGCCGACGCCAACCGCGCGCTGATCCGCAAGGGCCTCGCCGAGTTCGCCCACGAGCGCCTGCTCAACCCGCAGGAGCTCGGCGAGAGCCGCTACAAGGTCCTCAGCGACGACGGCGCGACCGAGTACCGCTTCACCGCCGACCGCTTCGCGCTCGACCACTGGCAGGTCTACCCCGAGTCGATCAGCCGCCACCGCGGCGACGAGCAGCTCCCGCTCGACGCCCTGCAGTTCATCACCGAGCTGCGCGGAGCGCTGGGCCTGAGCGACGAGATCCTGCCGGTCTACCTGGAGGAGATCTCCTCCACCCTGGCCGGCACGGCGTACAAGTCGACCAAGCCCCGGGTCTCCGCCGCCGAGCTCGCGCGCGCGGACTTCCAGGCGATCGAGACCGGGATGACCGAGGGTCACCCCTGCTTCGTCGCCAACAACGGCCGGCTCGGCTTCGGCGTCGACGAGTACCGCGCGTACGCCCCCGAGGCCGCGAGCGAGATCCACCTGATCTGGCTCGCCGCGCGCCGCGACCGCACCACCTTCACGGCCGGCGCGGGCATCGAGTACGAGACGTTCATCCGCGCCGAGCTGGGCGACAAGGCGGTCGACGGCTTCGCCGCGACCCTCGCCGAGCGGGGCCTGGACCTGGCCGACTACCTGCTGATGCCGGTCCACCCCTGGCAGTGGTGGAACAAGCTGTCGGTCACCTTCGCCGCCGAGGTCGCCCAGGAGCGCCTGGTCTACCTGGGCGAGGGCGAGGACGCCTACCTGGCCCAGCAGTCGATCCGCACGTTCTTCAACTCCACCGCCCCGGCCAAGCACTACGTCAAGACGGCGCTGTCGGTCCTCAACATGGGCTTCATGCGCGGGCTCTCGGCCGCGTACATGGAGGCGACCCCGGCGATCAACGACTGGCTGGCCGGGCTGATCGAGGCCGACCCCGTCCTCCGGGCGGCCCGGTTCTCGATCATCCGGGAGCGGGCGGCGGTCGGCTACCGGCATCTGGAGTACGAGGCGGCCACCGACCGCTACTCGCCGTACCGCAAGATGCTCGCCGCGCTCTGGCGCGAGTCCCCGGTGCCCTCCCTGGCCGAGGGCGAGCGGCTCGCGACGATGGCCTCGCTGCTCCATGTCGACCACGCGGGCGCGTCCTTCGCGGGGGCCCTGATCAAGGACTCGGGTCTCGAGCCGGCCGCGTGGCTGCGGACGTACCTGGACGCGTATCTGCTGCCGGTGCTGCACAGCCTGTACGCCTACGACCTGGCGTACATGCCGCACGGCGAGAACGTGATCCTCGTGCTCGACGAGCGGGGCGTGGTCTCCCGGGCGATCTTCAAGGACATCGCCGAGGAGATCGTCGTCATGGACCCGGACGCGGTCCTGCCGCCGGCGGTGGAGCGGATCCGCGCCGAGGTCCCCGAGGACATGAAGCTGCTCTCGGTCTTCACGGACGTCTTCGACTGCTTCCTGCGCTTCCTCGGGGCGACGCTGGCGGCGGAGGGCGTGCTCGACGAGGACGACTTCTGGCGGACGGTCGCGGCGTGCGTGCGCGGCTACCAGGAGTCGAAGCCGGAGCTCGCGGACCGGTTCGCGCAGTACGACATGTTCGCGGAGACCTTCGCGCTCTCCGCCCTGAACCGGCTCCAGCTGCGCAACAACAAGCAGATGGTGGACCTGGCGGACCCGTCGGCGGCGCTCCAGCTCGTCGGCGACCTGGTGAACCCGATCGCGCGGTTCGCCCGCTAG
- a CDS encoding lysine N(6)-hydroxylase/L-ornithine N(5)-oxygenase family protein, which produces MSTQPLDFIGIGLGPFNLGLACLTEPIDELNGLFLESKPDFEWHSGMFLEGAHLQTPFMSDLVTLADPTSPYSFLNYLKEKGRLYSFYIRENFYPLRAEYNDYCRWAAGKLSSIRFSTTVTSVTYDERAEEYVVATDAGETFRARRIVLGTGTPPYVPDSCQGLGGDLIHNSRYVSHKEALRKKKSITIVGSGQSAAEIYYDLLSEIDVHGYRLNWVTRSPRFFPLEYTKLTLEMTSPEYVDYFHALPEETRYRLESQQKGLFKGINGDLIDAIFDLLYQKNFAGPVPTRLLTNSGLHSAAYDDTTGTYTLGFRQEEQEKDFTLETEGLVLATGYKYTVPAFLEPVGDRLKRDGQGRFDVARNYSIDTTGRGVFLQNAGVHTHSITSPDLGMGPYRNAYIIGTMLGREYYPVEKTIAFQEFAV; this is translated from the coding sequence TTGTCCACGCAGCCTCTTGATTTCATCGGCATCGGGCTCGGTCCCTTCAACCTGGGTCTCGCCTGCCTGACCGAGCCCATCGACGAGCTGAACGGCCTCTTCCTGGAGTCCAAGCCGGACTTCGAGTGGCACTCCGGGATGTTCCTCGAAGGCGCCCACCTCCAGACCCCGTTCATGTCGGACCTGGTCACGCTCGCCGACCCGACCTCGCCGTACTCCTTCCTCAACTACCTGAAGGAGAAGGGCCGGCTCTACTCCTTCTACATCCGCGAGAACTTCTATCCGCTGCGCGCCGAGTACAACGACTACTGCCGCTGGGCCGCCGGGAAGCTCTCCTCCATCCGCTTCTCCACGACCGTCACGTCCGTCACGTACGACGAGCGCGCCGAGGAGTACGTGGTGGCCACCGACGCCGGAGAGACGTTCCGCGCCCGCCGGATCGTGCTCGGCACCGGCACCCCGCCGTACGTCCCGGACTCCTGCCAGGGCCTCGGCGGCGACCTCATCCACAACTCGCGCTACGTCTCCCACAAGGAGGCGCTGCGGAAGAAGAAGTCGATCACCATCGTCGGCAGCGGCCAGAGCGCGGCCGAGATCTACTACGACCTGCTCTCCGAGATCGACGTACACGGCTACCGGCTCAACTGGGTGACCCGCTCCCCGCGCTTCTTCCCGCTGGAGTACACCAAGCTGACCCTGGAGATGACCTCGCCGGAGTACGTGGACTACTTCCACGCGCTGCCCGAGGAGACCCGCTACCGGCTGGAGTCGCAGCAGAAGGGCCTGTTCAAGGGCATCAACGGCGATCTCATCGACGCCATCTTCGATCTGCTCTACCAGAAGAACTTCGCCGGCCCGGTCCCCACCCGCCTGCTCACCAACTCGGGCCTGCACTCCGCCGCGTACGACGACACGACGGGCACGTACACGCTCGGCTTCCGCCAGGAGGAGCAGGAGAAGGACTTCACGCTCGAGACCGAGGGCCTCGTCCTCGCCACCGGCTACAAGTACACCGTTCCGGCCTTCCTTGAGCCGGTCGGCGACCGGCTCAAGCGGGACGGACAGGGCCGCTTCGACGTGGCCCGCAACTACTCGATCGACACGACGGGCCGCGGCGTCTTCCTGCAGAACGCCGGCGTGCACACGCACTCCATCACCTCGCCCGACCTGGGCATGGGCCCGTACCGCAACGCGTACATCATCGGGACGATGCTGGGCCGCGAGTACTACCCCGTCGAGAAGACCATCGCTTTCCAGGAGTTCGCGGTATGA